A single genomic interval of Helianthus annuus cultivar XRQ/B chromosome 13, HanXRQr2.0-SUNRISE, whole genome shotgun sequence harbors:
- the LOC110902096 gene encoding putative disease resistance RPP13-like protein 1 has translation MAKVNENLTNLNLLQEALGDHLRGKKFLLVLDDVWTESYADWETLVRPFYTCSPGSRIIITTRKDQLLKQLVYNPLNMQLLSLLGDEALSLVARHALGVNNFDSHMSLKPYAEGIVQKCGGLPLALIALGRLLRTKKEEVEHWKEVLNSEIWRLKDEGGILPALRLSYHDLSATLKQLFAYCSLFPKDFLFDKKELVLLWMAEGFLH, from the coding sequence ATGGCAAAGGTAAACGAGAATCTTACAAATCTGAACCTTCTTCAAGAAGCCCTTGGAGATCACCTAAGGGGTAAAAAATTTCTCTTGGTACTAGATGATGTGTGGACTGAAAGTTATGCAGATTGGGAAACCCTTGTTAGACCGTTTTATACATGTTCTCCTGGAAGTAGAATCATCATAACAACACGAAAGGATCAATTGCTCAAACAGTTGGTTTACAATCCTCTAAACATGCAGTTGCTCAGCCTTCTAGGTGACGAGGCTCTGTCTTTAGTTGCTCGACATGCATTAGGTGTAAATAACTTTGATTCACATATGTCACTCAAACCATATGCTGAAGGTATTGTGCAAAAATGTGGTGGGTTACCTTTGGCTTTAATAGCACTTGGTAGACTGTTGAGAACCAAAAAAGAAGAAGTAGAGCACTGGAAGGAAGTGTTAAACAGTGAGATATGGAGATTAAAAGATGAAGGTGGAATTCTCCCAGCCCTAAGACTAAGCTACCATGATCTTTCTGCAACTTTGAAGCAGTTGTTTGCTTACTGCTCCTTGTTTCCCAAGGACTTCCTGTTTGACAAGAAGGAGCTGGTTTTATTATGGATGGCAGAAGGGTTCTTGCACTAG